The Sinorhizobium alkalisoli genomic interval CCGCAGGCGCCGCGGATCACCACGACGCGGTGAGTGTGTGTCCTACTCCAGGCCACGCACCAGTCGAAGCTCTGGTGCAGCGAATTGCGGCTGTTCTCATCCAGCGCTCGCCACTCCGCCTCGAGCTCGTCCAGCTCAAGATGCAGCGAGACCGTGATCCGGACCATATTGGGGGATTCGATCGCCTGGTGTGGCCTGCAGGGCTGGGCGGCGTTCGGCGGGGGGAGGGTGAGATCGAGATTGGCCATGTCTTCAACGTGATCCGCATACGGGGGTGATGCCATTCAAGCGCAAAATCCTCCTATGCCGGATTAATCTCGCGGGCGGGCGGGGGCTGATCGCGCAATGCGGTTAGCAAAGGGTGAAATGTGGCTGTTTAAAAAGCGTCTCGCCGCGTTACATGGGACTACGATTGCGGGGGAGCGAGAAACCAGTGATGCGATCCAGCCACCTGGCGCCGGACTCCGGTGCCAAATTTCCCATTGCCGAATTTCCGCGCATCGGATTCCTGAAGAATCTCGTGCGTTCGCCTCTGATCGAGATCGGCGAATACAGCTACTACGACGATCCCGAGGGGCCCGAGTGCTTCGAAGAGAAGTGTGTCCTCTATCACTACGACTTCATCGGCGATCGCCTGGTGATCGGCCGTTTCTGTGCCCTTGCGACCGGCGTGCAATTCATCATGAACGGCGCCAATCACGCGCTGGACGGCTTCTCGACCTTTCCATTCGGCATTTTCCCCGGGTCATGGCGTGAAGCCTCCGATCCTGCGGCCCATACGGCCGGCCATCGCGGCGACACCATCGTCGGCAATGACGTGTGGATCGGCATGGAGGCGACGATCATGCCGGGAGTCAGGATTGGAGACGGCGCCATCATCGCGGCCAAATCGGTCGTGGCGAAAGACGTGCCGCCCTATGCCGTCGTGGCGGGAAACCCGGCGCGAATCGTCAGAACGCGCTTTCCGGCCGAAGCCATAGAGCGGCTGCTGGAAATCGCCTGGTGGCACTGGCCGATCGACAAGGTGACGCGCAACATCGCGGCGATCACCGGTGCCGACCTCAAGGCGCTCGAGGGCGCGCGGTAACTCAGTCCAGAAAGCCGGTGGCGAGCACGCTTGCCCAATCCGGGCGGTTGCGATCGGCGGCCAGTCTCGCCATCGCCATGTGATCGTAGGGAATGCAGCGGAAGGTCACGCTCCATCCCTTCGCCGTGTGATCGAGAATGGCATAGCGCGCGTCCGGCGAACCGGTCTCCACCCTGTGGGCAATGGGGTGATCGTCGGTATAGCCGGGGCAACCGACGCTTCCTGGATTGACGAGGAGTCGCCCGTCCCGAAGCCGCACCGCACGCGGTATATGCGTGTGAGCGCAGAGGATCACCGGATAAGCGATATCTTCCGCGAAACCTTCGATCGCCTTCCGGTTCGCCATATGGACGATGCCTTCGGGGGCCAGGGACTCCATCCAATAGGTCTCGTCGCCCTGCGGCGTGCCATGGCAGAGAAAGAGCGTGTCACGATAGACGAACGTCTCCGGCAGCGTCGCCAGCCATTCCAGATGCCGCGGCTCAAGCTGGTCATGGGCCGCCCGGTCGGAAAGACTCATCTCGCTTGGATCCTGCGTGAGCAGATAGCGGTCATGGTTGCCGCGGATCGCCGCCATGCCCCGGGAGATCAGGATATCGGCCGTCCGGGCTGCGTCGAGAGGGCCGCTCAGATGATCGCCGAGGTTGACGATCTCGCCGATGCCCTGCGCATCGATATCCGCGAGGACCGCCTCCAGCGCGAGATGGTTCCCGTGAATATCGGAAATGACGGCGATCCTCATATGCGCTCCTGTGTCAGCGTCTTGCGGGTTTTTCCATCCACTTGATGATCAGCATGGCTGGAAGGATCCACAGGAGCCCGGTAAAGAAGAAATAGAGGAGATGCGCCCACCACGCTGACGCGCCGAGCAGGAGGGAGGCGAAGGTTACGGCCGCCAGCGCATAGGTGATGACGAGAATGATGATCAGGATTGTGCCGATCAGTTTTCTAAGGCGTACGGGCATTTGACTTCTTTCGGATAGCAGCGCCGGATGCGGGGTCCGCAATATTCCGCGTGCCGCGCACCCACGTCTCGAACTTGGCCGCGACGGCATGCCGCAAAGGCTCTGGACTTGTTTTGCACGGCCGTCTGGTGCAAATCAACGGCTTTCGGACCGGCTATGGCGGCAAGCTGCACGAGGGCCGTGTCCGCCGACGAATGAGGACAGGCTGATGGCCCACGCCGACGCGGCAACAGAACGGACGCTTCTCACCGAGATCGACAGGACCGGGCGCAATCGCCGGCAGATCCGCGGCTGGCTCGCCGTGGTCCTCTTCACGCTCTTTGCGCTGGTGCTTGTCGGCGGCGCGACACGGTTGACTGAATCCGGCCTCTCGATCACCGAGTGGAAGCCGATCCATGGCGTCATTCCGCCTCTGTCGGCGGAGGAGTGGGAAGAGGAATTCCGTCTCTACCAGCGCATTCCCCAATATGAGCAGCTCAACAAGGGCATGTCCGTCGATGAGTTCAAAACGATCTTCTGGTGGGAATGGGCACACCGGC includes:
- a CDS encoding metallophosphoesterase family protein, with amino-acid sequence MRIAVISDIHGNHLALEAVLADIDAQGIGEIVNLGDHLSGPLDAARTADILISRGMAAIRGNHDRYLLTQDPSEMSLSDRAAHDQLEPRHLEWLATLPETFVYRDTLFLCHGTPQGDETYWMESLAPEGIVHMANRKAIEGFAEDIAYPVILCAHTHIPRAVRLRDGRLLVNPGSVGCPGYTDDHPIAHRVETGSPDARYAILDHTAKGWSVTFRCIPYDHMAMARLAADRNRPDWASVLATGFLD
- a CDS encoding CatB-related O-acetyltransferase — encoded protein: MRSSHLAPDSGAKFPIAEFPRIGFLKNLVRSPLIEIGEYSYYDDPEGPECFEEKCVLYHYDFIGDRLVIGRFCALATGVQFIMNGANHALDGFSTFPFGIFPGSWREASDPAAHTAGHRGDTIVGNDVWIGMEATIMPGVRIGDGAIIAAKSVVAKDVPPYAVVAGNPARIVRTRFPAEAIERLLEIAWWHWPIDKVTRNIAAITGADLKALEGAR
- a CDS encoding DUF2842 domain-containing protein, yielding MPVRLRKLIGTILIIILVITYALAAVTFASLLLGASAWWAHLLYFFFTGLLWILPAMLIIKWMEKPARR